ACTCCGTTCCGTTTTGAACATACACTACCCCTACCGCGCGCTTTCCCTCAAAGAGTAAACGAGTCACCAATGCTCCTGTTTGAATGGTCAAGTTGGGGCGATCTTTAATCGGACGCAGAAATGCCACTGCTGTACTTTGGCGCTTGCCATCTTTCACGGTCACTTGGTAAAGTCCTGCACCTGACTGCTGTACGCCATTAAAGTCGGGATTTTGCTCATAGCCCTGTGCTTGAGCGGCTTCCACAAAGCGTTGCGACACTTTTGCAGGAGAGAGTGGATCTGTGATGCTAAGTGGTCCATCAACCCCGTGAAATAACGATGCTCCCCGCTGCTGGTTTTCCGATTTCTTGAAGTAAGGCAAGACATCCTGATAACTCCAACCAATATTACCTAACGCTTGCCAGCTATTGTAGTCACGTTCATTGCCTCGGATATAAATCATGCCATTAATCGAACTGCTGCCGCCCAAGACTTTACCGCGTGAAGATAAAATTTTGCGGTTATTTAAGTAAGGTTCCCCTTCAGTTAAGTATGCCCAGTCCACTTCCGAGCCTAAGAGTGTAGTAGGCCACAAGTTCGGAACTTGAAGTTCTGGCTTGGTATCAGGACCACCCGCTTCGAGCAGCAATACTTTAGTATTAGGGTCTTCTGTAAGACGATTAGCAACAACGCAGCCTGCTGAACCGGCGCCAATCACAATATAATCAAAAGCAGCACTGTGATGGTATGTAGTTGTCATGATTTCTCCTTTTCAGGTCATTGTTTGTTGAATGACGGTGACATTAGTGGGTTGGCGATCGCAAATTCTGCTGCTAGTCGCGCCCTGCCACAATAATCTTTTCTGCTAAACCGATCGGGTTAGAAAACATGACCTCATGACTACCGGGCATTTGTACAAGCCGAAATAGCCCCAAGCGGTTAGACATTCTCGGATGCCAACCCCACTGTTCGCCTTGAGGGAAGACATTATCTTCTGTACAGTAGAGGTAACTTTTAGGAATGGGCAGCGAGTAAAACTGCTTCAAGTCCAGCTTGTCAATCCACGGTTGATACGGTTCAGGGGATAGTTGTGCGTAACTCGATCGAGCCAAATCGAGGTCAGCATCATTGATCAGCACTTCTCGCCAAAGCTCAAACGGCAGCATCATCGTACGATCGTCTGATTCTCTAGCTAGAGAGTCAAATAACGTTTGATAGTGCGGCGGAATGCTATCTCTGAGGCTTTCACCATCATTGAGGACAAAGGCATCGAAGAAAATGAGCCGTCGAATGCGATCGCTAATCGCTTCAGCAACTTTCGCAATGATTGTTCCGGCAAAACTATGACCTAAGAGAACAATATCGGTTAAGTCTTTGCCAACAATGTAATCGACGATCGATTGTGTGCATTGAGCATGGTTAACGTTTTTATCTACGCTTTTACCATGTCCGGCGATCGTGGGAGCAAACGCTTGATGCCCTTTCGCCTCCAGATGTTGGATGACAGCTTTCCAAGCAGAACTATCATGCCATGAGCCATGAACTAAGATAAAAGTTGACATAGAATTTCTCCTTCAGATGCGATCTAAAAATTAAGCCCGTTTGTTCTCTCTTGAACGACTAACGACCAAGATAAGTGGCAGCAGATAACCTTTGCATTACCACCAAAATCTCTCAACTACCCACTTCATCGACTTGTTAGCTGGCTGGTGCTACCAACTGTCAACTAATTCTTGAATTTTAGATTGTGCTTCGTCTAGCCCTCGCTTCCGTGCCTCGTCTCCCATATCTAGACCATTGGCATGAATAAACTGAATATCGGTCACACCCATGAATTGAAAAGCGTATCGGAGTGCAGGTTCTTGACAATCCCATCCTTCATAAGGAGAACCTGCTCCAAATTCAACGCCTCGTGATGTGATGAACAACACTTTTTTACCGTTTGCAAGTCCTTTGACTTGACCATCCTCATCCGTGAATGTGCGACCCACACGAACCACCTGATCGATGTAAGCCTTGAAGTTAGACGGAATGCTGAAGTTGTACATCGGCACACTGAAAACACATTGATCGGCAGCCAAAAACTCATCCACTAACTCATCAGAAAACTTCAGCAGTTCAGCCATTTCTGGAGTCAGTGCTTCTGGAGGAGTAAAACAAGCCGCAATCCATTCTTCGGTGACGTGAGGAACTGGCGTTTGTCTTAGATCGCGATAGGCGATCGCATCATCAGGATGTAGGTCTTGCCAAGCAACTATAAACTCCTTGGCTAATTGGCGAGATTTAGAGCGATCGCCCCGTGGACTTGAATCAAGATGCAAAATGCTTGCCATAGTGCCTCAATCAGAAATTTCAATTGCCATCTAGACAGTAAACTACCGCTTATGCAAAACTCACGGAATAATTGCAGTAACGCGGATTTCAATCCGCATCGTAGTTCACGAATGCATTAATGTCATGAGCATTGATTGCTGCTTCCATCTTGAGCAGGACTGAGAGGTTGCTTTCAGTGGGAATAGTATTCATCTGCATATCATGAACTTCTAATGCATGAGTCTTCAATATGGCTAATCAGTTGATTACTTCAGTGCTGCTGTTGCCTCAATCTCAACCAATGTCTCTGGAGAGGCGAGTGAGGCAACGCCGATGCCCGTCAGCGCTGGGCGCGACTCTCCCAGATATTGCGTCAGAATCGGTGCGATCTCCTCAAGGAATTCTCCAAGTTCGCCCCGAACATAGATGCGAAGGCTGAGCAGATTCTCGATCGAACTTCCCGATGCATCTAGAACGGTAGTTAGGTTAGTCAGCGCCGTCGAGAGTTGCCCCTCGACGGTATGGGATGAAACTTGGTGGTTCATGTCCCAATCAACTTGACCAGAAATGTAAACAGTGCCTGTCGCGGTATCGACAACAGCATGGGATAATCCGTGCGGTCTGCCATCATAGTGTTCTGGCGGATTGATCAGTTGCTTTCTCATTGTGTTTAATCCTTTTGCATGTGAAATTTTCAACAATGCATCCACACTCGTTTACTGCGCGGTTGCAGCCTTCTCAATGAGCTTGGCAACAGCATCTGAATGGGAAACCATCACGACATGGGACGCGCCATTCACAACAACGGTCTCCTTCGAGTTAGCCCGCTTCGCCATGAAAGACAGTGCTGCTGGAGGAATGTTCAAGTCGCGATCGCCATAAATAAACCAGGACGGGGTAGATTTCCATGCGGGCGCACC
Above is a window of Chroococcidiopsis sp. SAG 2025 DNA encoding:
- a CDS encoding alpha/beta hydrolase, with the protein product MSTFILVHGSWHDSSAWKAVIQHLEAKGHQAFAPTIAGHGKSVDKNVNHAQCTQSIVDYIVGKDLTDIVLLGHSFAGTIIAKVAEAISDRIRRLIFFDAFVLNDGESLRDSIPPHYQTLFDSLARESDDRTMMLPFELWREVLINDADLDLARSSYAQLSPEPYQPWIDKLDLKQFYSLPIPKSYLYCTEDNVFPQGEQWGWHPRMSNRLGLFRLVQMPGSHEVMFSNPIGLAEKIIVAGRD
- a CDS encoding FMN-dependent NADH-azoreductase, which codes for MASILHLDSSPRGDRSKSRQLAKEFIVAWQDLHPDDAIAYRDLRQTPVPHVTEEWIAACFTPPEALTPEMAELLKFSDELVDEFLAADQCVFSVPMYNFSIPSNFKAYIDQVVRVGRTFTDEDGQVKGLANGKKVLFITSRGVEFGAGSPYEGWDCQEPALRYAFQFMGVTDIQFIHANGLDMGDEARKRGLDEAQSKIQELVDSW
- a CDS encoding RidA family protein, which translates into the protein MRKQLINPPEHYDGRPHGLSHAVVDTATGTVYISGQVDWDMNHQVSSHTVEGQLSTALTNLTTVLDASGSSIENLLSLRIYVRGELGEFLEEIAPILTQYLGESRPALTGIGVASLASPETLVEIEATAALK